In one window of Miscanthus floridulus cultivar M001 chromosome 12, ASM1932011v1, whole genome shotgun sequence DNA:
- the LOC136496399 gene encoding formin-like protein 18 → MMRWPRSKFRWLLSACLICLLLQLVGAIRTSLFWPPACLPSPAIPREDESVEQLWRSCALDLRIPQDVRNKTHYSLLFNTISNSYRKNDKKSSPQKIGIGEAITAALSPAEVANTFLDCLNKHNFSFSDHGLQKQEEETRSLLPNSNSIYLPLAMKRRRLLEEDSAIAPPRPKAKQTIRSVLSSEAEAHPLVAAVKKSGKTEPKHKSKDNSGTIIAGLSVACVALVALIGLCCCACRGSKDPESSYDDKPLLSLNMSDLSGSSRKSCSTPIDVNRLGALSINSSETQRKEFKMPPIKAAVREMSMKSEFERRSNVQAMKLSSHEITTIAGRPAAFTNSQDVKPAAVPPPPAPPSAPPPPPPGPRLPKPPPAPPSAPSAPAPSAPAPPAPPPPKMPTAAGSSNPPLPGPPPPPAPRLAARPGPPPPPSRVGPGPPPPPGRAGAGPPPPAMPGGPKARGPPPLKKAGNVAGPPVDNKTKLKPFFWDKVTANPDQAMVWDQIKAGSFQFNEEEIESLFGCHATDKKNADGKKDLAAKDTPQFVRILDAKKAQNLAISLKALSVSAEEVRNAVMEGHELPIDLIQTLIRWTPTSDEELRLRLYTGELTQLGPAEQFLRTIIDIPYLYQRLDVLHFMTSLPEEAANAEQSFKTLEVACHELRNSRLFKKLLEAVLKTGNRMNDGTFRGGAQAFKLDTLLKLSDVKGVDGKTTLLHFVVQEIIRSEGVRAVRAAKEQSNSSMSSVISDDLTEDVSDDTEHYKQLGLGVVSSLGDDLQNVRKAAILDADALTISVVSLGHKLVKANEFLNTGMKSLDEDSGFHRKLAQFIEQSQVRVTQLLEEEKKLRALVRTTVDYFHGSTGKDEGLRLFVIVRDFLGILDKVCREVKEAAAKVAANNKKPSAAGSGSRGRQPSQLSSSFRDPRQQLMPAIKDRRSAAACSSSSSSDSD, encoded by the exons ATGATGAGGTGGCCGAGGAGCAAATTCAGATGGCTCCTCAGCGCATGCCTCATTTGTCTTCTGCTGCAGCTCGTTGGTGCGATCAGGACAAGCTTGTTCTGGCCACCAGCTTGCCTGCCGTCTCCTGCAATCCCAAGAGAAGACGAATCG GTGGAACAACTGTGGCGCAGTTGTGCTCTAGACTTGAGAATTCCTCAAGATGTTAGAAACAAGACCCATTATAGCCTTCTATTCAACACCATCAGCAATTCATATAGAAAAAATGATAAGAAGTCCTCTCCTCAAAAGATCGGTATTGGGGAAGCAATCACTGCAGCCTTATCACCTGCAGAAGTTGCCAACACTTTTCTGGACTGCTTAAACAAGCATAATTTCTCTTTCTCTGATCATGGGCTGCAGAAGCAGGAGGAGGAAACCAGAAGCTTACTTCCCAACTCTAATAGTATCTACCTGCCTTTGGCAATGAAAAGAAGACGTCTACTTGAAGAAGATTCAGCCATTGCTCCACCCCGACCTAAAGCGAAACAAACAATAAGAAGTGTTTTGTCTTCTGAAGCAGAGGCTCACCCGCTAGTCGCTGCTGTGAAAAAGTCTGGTAAAACAGAGCCCAAACACAAGAGCAAGGACAACAGTGGCACTATCATCGCTGGTTTGTCAGTGGCTTGTGTAGCGTTGGTGGCTCTTATAGGTCTGTGCTGCTGTGCTTGTCGTGGAAGCAAAGATCCAGAATCATCATATGATGACAAACCGCTGCTGAGTTTGAATATGAGTGATTTATCAG GTTCTTCGCGTAAATCATGCTCTACCCCAATTGATGTCAACAGGTTGGGGGCATTGTCAATCAATTCATCTGAGACCCAGCGTAAAGAATTTAAAATGCCTCCTATAAAGGCAGCAGTTAGAGAAATGTCAATGAAGTCAGAGTTTGAGCGACGCAGCAATGTGCAGGCGATGAAGCTAAGCTCTCATGAAATAACCACCATTGCTGGACGTCCGGCAGCCTTTACTAATTCTCAGGATGTGAAACCTGCTGctgttcctcctcctcctgctccgccatctgcaccaccaccaccacctccaggtCCTCGTCTTCCAAAGCCTCCTCCTGCTCCGCCATCTGCACCATCTGCACCAGCACCATCTGCACCAGCACCACCGGCACCACCTCCTCCAAAGATGCCTACAGCTGCTGGTTCGAGCAATCCACCTCTACCAGGACCACCACCGCCTCCTGCTCCACGGCTTGCAGCCAGACCcggacctccaccaccaccgagtAGAGTCGGACCCGGACCTCCACCACCGCCAGGTAGAGCTGGAGCTGGACCTCCACCACCAGCAATGCCTGGTGGTCCAAAAGCGCGTGGGCCGCCACCATTGAAGAAGGCAGGGAATGTTGCAGGTCCTCCTGTAGACAATAAAACAAAGCTGAAGCCATTCTTCTGGGATAAAGTTACTGCAAATCCGGATCAAGCAATGGTGTGGGATCAAATTAAAGCAGGATCCTTCCA GTTTAATGAGGAGGAGATCGAGAGCCTTTTTGGTTGTCACGCTACTGACAAGAAAAATGCTGACGGGAAAAAGGATTTAGCAGCAAAGGATACTCCTCAATTTGTAAGGATACTCGACGCTAAAAAGGCACAGAACTTAGCAATATCACTGAAGGCATTGAGTGTTTCAGCTGAAGAAGTACGTAATGCAGTTATGGAAG GGCATGAACTCCCCATTGATCTGATACAAACCTTGATAAGGTGGACTCCAACCAGCGATGAGGAGCTAAGGCTTCGGCTGTACACTGGAGAGCTCACTCAACTGGGTCCCGCGGAACAATTCTTGAGGACCATCATTGACATACCTTACCTCTACCAGCGCCTGGATGTGTTGCATTTCATGACCAGTTTACCAGAAGAAGCTGCAAATGCAGAACAGTCATTTAAAACCCTGGAG GTGGCCTGCCATGAGCTTCGGAACAGCCGTCTATTCAAGAAGCTTCTAGAGGCTGTACTCAAGACTGGCAACAGAATGAATGATGGCACCTTTCGGGGCGGGGCCCAGGCATTCAAGCTGGACACCCTCCTGAAGCTCTCAGACGTGAAGGGGGTTGATGGCAAGACGACACTGCTTCACTTCGTTGTCCAGGAGATCATTCGCTCGGAGGGTGTGCGTGCCGTGCGGGCTGCCAAAGAGCAGAGCAACAGCAGCATGTCCAGCGTGATTTCTGATGACCTCACTGAGGACGTCAGCGACGACACAGAGCACTACAAGCAGCTAGGCCTGGGCGTCGTTTCCAGCTTGGGAGATGACCTACAGAACGTGCGGAAGGCAGCAATCCTGGATGCTGATGCGCTGACCATCTCGGTGGTCAGCCTGGGGCACAAGTTGGTGAAGGCGAATGAGTTCTTGAACACGGGCATGAAGAGCTTGGACGAGGACAGTGGGTTCCATCGCAAGCTTGCCCAGTTCATTGAGCAGTCTCAGGTGCGTGTGACCCAGCTTCTGGAGGAGGAAAAGAAGCTACGGGCGCTGGTACGCACTACTGTGGACTACTTCCACGGGAGCACAGGGAAAGATGAGGGCCTGCGGCTGTTCGTCATCGTCCGTGACTTCCTGGGAATCCTGGACAAGGTTTGCAGAGAGGTGAAAGAGGCAGCTGCCAAGGTTGCTGCTAATAACAAGAAACCGTCAGCAGCAGGATCAGGATCAAGGGGAAGGCAACCGTCGCAGTTGTCTTCGTCTTTCCGCGATCCTCGACAGCAACTGATGCCCGCAATTAAAGATCGGAGGAGTGCTGCGGCATGCAGCTCTAGTTCCTCTTCTGATTCTGACTGA